ATCAAAGCCTCCCATGACAGATGATGGATCCTGGCAGGGATCCCGGCTTGTCCCCGGAGGCAAGTATGCCTTGATGGGCACGACCATGGTTCCCGGTTTTAAATTCACCGATTATAAAGCGGCTGTTCGCACAGAGCTGATATCGAAATACCCCGAATTTGAAGAACTGATCAAGGAATTGACCTTGGATTAGCGGCCCCCGGGAGCCCCGCAATCACCTTGCAAAC
The genomic region above belongs to Candidatus Eisenbacteria bacterium and contains:
- a CDS encoding cupin domain-containing protein, with protein sequence MTDDGSWQGSRLVPGGKYALMGTTMVPGFKFTDYKAAVRTELISKYPEFEELIKELTLD